The Engraulis encrasicolus isolate BLACKSEA-1 chromosome 4, IST_EnEncr_1.0, whole genome shotgun sequence genome includes a window with the following:
- the LOC134448140 gene encoding trichohyalin-like: protein MEEQRTRMEEEKREVEQRAMEVQRAREELQREREEVQRAREELQRVREGEERHREHQIRMKELRFEEEWQRLRVEWRSMEEQRTELQITKNMLEEKKIRLREIVVRRREGAKSRQRELDAAWRDFEEQREEARREEVTMRRELDDEWASLNSERRKLDRDREELQANACSMKGRMAQKKERDTRRKEEVRDEWRKIHEERRKVELEKSQLMEQKRRELDERLEKIHVERQHAVQTLEAERMDMVNKMEAERLDLTFKLEAEKRDVAKRRSAQELEARREQERLQLRETRLAEKAELRRERAELTRVELQQQQTQLRALQKSIEQQSEQTM, encoded by the exons ATGGAGGAGCAGAGgacgaggatggaggaggagaagagggaggtggaGCAGAGAGCCATGGAGGTGCAGAGGGCCAGAGAGGAGCTCCAGAGGGAGCGCGAGGAGGTGCAGAGGGCCAGAGAGGAGCTCCAGAGGGTGCGCGAGGGCGAGGAGCGTCACCGAGAGCACCAGATCAGGATGAAGGAGCTGAG GTTCGAGGAGGAGTGGCAGAGGCTCCGGGTGGAGTGGAGGAGCATGGAGGAACAGAGAACCGAGCTGCAGATCACGAAGAACatgctggaggagaagaagatacGACTGAGGGAGATCGTGGTCAGGAGGCGCGAGGGTGCCAAATCGAGACAGCGAGAGCTGGACGCGGCGTGGCGGGATTTCGAAGAGCAACGAGAGGAGGCCCGACGGGAGGAGGTCACGATGAGACGAGAGCTGGACGATGAGTGGGCAAGCCTGAACTCCGAGAGGAGGAAGCTGGATCGGGATAGAGAGGAGCTTCAGGCGAACGCGTGCTCAATGAAAGGCAGAATGGCTCAGAAGAAAGAGCGGGACACCAGGCGGAAGGAAGAGGTGCGGGACGAGTGGCGGAAGATACACGAGGAGAGGCGCAag gtGGAGCTGGAGAAGAGCCAGCTGATGGAGCAGAAGCGTCGCGAGCTGGACGAGCGGCTGGAGAAGATCCATGTGGAGCGGCAGCACGCGGTGCAGACGCTGGAGGCCGAGAGGATGGACATGGTGAACAAGATGGAGGCCGAGAGGCTGGACTTGACATTCAAGTTGGAGGCAGAGAAGCGGGACGTGGCCAAGAGACGCAGCGCGCAGGAGCTGGAGGCCAG GCGCGAGCAAGAGAGGCTGCAGCTTAGGGAAACTAGGCTTGCTGAGAAGGCGGAGCTACGCCGGGAGAGGGCGGAGCTGACCAGAGtggagctgcagcagcagcagacgcagTTGCGGGCTTTGCAGAAATCCATCGAACAGCAGTCAGAGCAG ACCATGTGA